The region GCACGCGGCGAACGGCTAGGGGGCAGGGGGGCCGCTCCAGCGTTCACCCTCTCGCCACGTGCCTATCGTTGGCTGAGCTTGTGAACCATGTCGATGGTGGCGGCAACATGATCGAGCGGGGTGCCCGGCAGAATGCCGTGCCCCAAGTTGAAGATGTGTCCCGGCCGGTTCCCGGCCCGCCGCAAAATATCCTCCACCCGCCGCTCGATTTCAGACAGCGGCGCGAAGAGCACGAGCGGATCCAAATTGCCTTGCACGGCGCGGTCATGACCGACCATGGCCCAGCCTTCATCCAAATGCACCCGCCAATCGAGACCGATGACATCCCCGCCAGCCTCGCGCATCTGCCGGAGAATGGCGGTCGTCCCGGTGCCGAAATGAATCAGCGGCACGCCTTCGTGCTTCAGCCCGTCGAAAATGAGCTGCACGTGGGGTTTCACATACTCGGCATAATCGCCGGCGGACAGGCAGCCGACCCAGCTATCGAACAATTGCACGGCCTGCGCCCCCGCCTTGATCTGCCGGCGCAAATAGCCGGTGATCACGCGGGCGAACTTGTCCATCAGCTTGTGCCACGCCGCCGGATCTCCATACATCATCTGCTTCGCATGCTGATAGTTCCGGGAGCTCCCGCCTTCGATGGCATAACTCGCCAGCGTAAACGGCGCGCCGGCAAATCCGATGAGCGGCACGCGGCCATTCAGCATGCGGCGCGTCTGCCTGATGGCTTCACAGACATAGTCCAGCTCGTCGCCCTCGACGACCTTGAGGCGGTCCACGGCGGCGCGGTCACGCACCGGGTTATGGATGACCGGGCCTTCGCCTTCGGCAAACTCCAGACTCAATCCCATGGGCTCCAACGGCAGAAGAATATCGGCGAAAATGATGGCCGCATCGAGCGGGAAGCGGTCGATCGGCTGCATCGTGACTTGCGCGGCCAATTCCGGCGTCTTGCACAGCTCGAGAATCGAATGCTTGGCCCGCAAGGCACGGTATTCCGACATGTACCGGCCAGCCTGGCGCATGAACCAGACCGGCGTGCAATCCACCGGTTCGCGCCGGCACGCTTTGAGAAATCGATCATTCATAGTGCGCGCATTCTAAGGAGGCCACCGCGGAGCTGTCAAATGCGCGGCTCGCCGCAGGGGCGGCATCCGCGAGGCCGGAAAAGTCCCGCAAAAGGTGGACAGGCCGGACGGTTCCCGTACAATACAAGAGCCTCTCAAAAAAGCGCGCGGCCGCTGTTTCACTTTTCCCATCAGGCATGTATAATACGGCCTCACTATCACGCTGGATCCTCGATGAACGAGAGCCGGAGTCCAGCAACTGCGGCCTGCCTGACGCTGATTTTCCCTAGTGCCGCGATCGTGCCTAGCTCAATCGGGAGACCGGCCTACTCTTCTTTCCTGGGAGCCCCTGCCGTGTCGATCCCTGACCTGGAGGTAACGGAATGTCCGACGTGCGCCCCCTGCCATTGACCCGCATGCAGGAAGTCCGGATTACGATTCTGCGCTGGTTTGATTCCTGGGCCGGGCTTGATCAGATGAAGGTCGAAGGCCCGCCGAAGATGGACTGGATCCGCGCCATTCCTCTCATCGCCGTCCATCTGATGTGCCTTGGGGCCATCTGGGTGGGATGGAGCTGGACCGCCGTCGGTGTCGCGATCGCCTTTTACTACGCGCGCATGTTCGCCATCACCGGCTGGTATCACCGCTATTTCTCCCATCGCACGTTCAAGACCTCCCGCGCAGTTCAATTTGCCTTTGCCGTGCTGGGCAGCTCCTGCGCCCAACGCGGGCCGATCTGGTGGGCCGGTCATCACCGCCACCATCACATTGCCTCCGATACGCCGGACGATGTGCATTCGCCACGACAAGGCGGGTTCCTCTGGTCGCATATCGGATGGTTTACCTCCCAGACTCACTTTGCGCCGCGGCTCAAGAGCATTCAAGACTTCGCCAAATATCCGGAGCTGTGCTTTCTCGACCGGTTCGATACCCTCGTCCCCACCATCGCCGGATTCGGCATGTTCGGGCTGGGAAAGCTCCTGGAGGCCTATGCGCCGGAACTGGGCACCAATGGTCCGCAGATGCTGATCTGGGGATTCTTCATTTCCACCGTCGCCTTGCTTCACGGCACCTGCACCATCAATTCCCTGTCGCATGTCTACGGCTCACAGCGCTACGTCACCGGCGACGACAGCCGCAACAATTTCATCCTCGCGCTCATCACCATGGGCGAAGGCTGGCACAACAACCACCACTACTATCCCGCTTCAACCAGGCAGGGATTCTACTGGTGGGAAGTGGACATGTCGTATTACTGCTTGAAGCTGATGGAGAAGGTCGGACTCGTCTGGGACATTCGTGACGTGCCGGATTACGTGCGGGACGGCAAGACCAAAGCGGAAGCCATCGCCGTCTAACGGCTGGCGATTCTGATCGAGCCCAGGATGCTCAAAATGGCCACGGTTCTCACCCTCCCAACCCCGGCGCGCCGAAGCGCGCCGTTCCGCGGGCAAGGCCGCAGCTCGGGACTCCCCCTCGTTTCACCTTTCACGCCTCACGTTTCACGATTCCTGAGAACGCCGCTGGCGGACTTTTTTCAGCACCCTGCTACACCCACTCAGAGTCTTCGCGTGCAGGTTTCGCCGTCACCTGCCCCGCTAACGAGGCTCGGATCCGCTGACTCTGGCGGTCCAATTCGGCCAGCCGCTCTCCCGTGACAATCCACGCATCCGCCGGATCGAGCTCGATGCGATAGTGATTCTTTCTGACAGAAAACCACTCGATGTAGGGGTGCGGTGTCAGATTGGGATGGGGATCGAACGACATTAGATTCACATCCCCCAGCTGCGGATTTTCCATATCGCCGATCACCTGCCCGGCCAGATCCTCATCCTCGAAACGGCTGTTGCGAAACTGAATGAGCGTGCCGGCAATCTCGCCCTTGAAGTTTCCGCGCAGGTACACATCGACCGGCCCAATGGCGGCAAACGTGATCGTTCCCACCACCGTGCCCTCCACCCGATTGTCCAAGAACCCTTCCTGTACCCAACGCCCATTGCCAAACTTTTGCGCCATGTGACTCGCCTCCACATTATGATGAAGCGGCTGAAACCTGCACTGCCCGCTCCGGTTCGTTCCGGCTTGACTCCAACGACCCGACGATGACGCCGGTTAAAATCAGCCCGCTTCCGACCCACCCCTGCCAGTCCAGCGATTCACCGAGAAAATACCACGACAGCCAGGCGGCATAGGCCGGCTCCAGGGCAAAGAGCAACGCGACTTGTTGCGCGGGGATCAACTGCTGCGCCCACATCTGTATGGCGAATGCGAGGGTTGCCAGGCCGCCCGTGACCGCGAGCCCGATGAAAAGCACCATCGTCGGGGCAAAGGCGCTGACCGGAGGCTGCTCCCACACCGTCGCCAACAGCATCAGCCCCGACATGGCAACCAGCTGCCACACGAACAACGAGGTGGCATCCACCTCGCGGGTAAACCGTTCAAGACAGGCAATATGCGCGGCAAAGGCCAGCGCGCACCCGAGCGTCAGCATATCGCCAAGATTCAAGACCGCCGTCGGCCGCACCAAACACCACAGCCCTGCCGTCGCAATCGCGGTGGCCAGCCAGGAACGCATCCCGAACCGGCGCAGAATCAACGGCACAAACACTACATATAAAGTCGTGATAAACGCGGAGTTCGAGGCGCTCGTGTAGCGCAATCCCACCGTCTGGAGCACATACCCGAGAAACAACCAGCCGGTCGCAATCGCACTAGCCCGCAGCACCGCCCGGTCGCATGACAGACGCCGGGCCATCAGCAGCACACAGATCCCTACCAATGCCGCGCCTAAGAGAAAGCGTAGAAACAAGAAGGAGAGCGGAGGGATTTGCTCAAGCACCGCCTTGGTGGCAGGAAACGTCGCACCCCAGATGAGGGTGGTAAGCAACAGCGCAAGTCGTGGCATAGAATGGAGGATGCGTAACCGGTGAAGAGTGTTCAGCGCTGTGCAGGGGAACTGGATCCCGAAGGACCGTCACATATCCCGCCCACTCGTTACGCGTCACCCATCACTTATCACAAATTAGGGCTTGCACAACGTGCAGCGGCGCTGGAAGGTCGTCCCGGCCTGTTCCATCGCCCTGAGCGCGCGCTCCTTATCGGGATAATCGAACCATCCTCCCTCCCAGAAATCACTGTGAGAGACGTTCGAGGGCACTTCCGAGCAGCGATCCTTGTGCAGCGTCACCCGGTCGATGGATCGGGCGATATGAACCCAGTACGTCATGAAAGCCAATCAGAGAGTAAGAGGTGTGAGGATGGGGCAGGCCGTAACGGCGATCACCCGGCTGCGCCCCATCCCGTGACTGATGGCGCGGAGGTTAGGGAACGAGCTGCCATTCGTCCTTTTCGATGAACACCTTGACGCCGGTCTCCAGCTTCTTTACATCGTCCTTGTCGAAGAGCCGCATGTATCGCTCGATCCGATCCTCGTCATCGATCCGCTCTTCCTGCATGACCCCGTTGTTGCCTTTGTACTTCCGAATCAACACTGACATCGACAGCCTCCTCTGATTCACACTGGCGGTTCAACTATATGGTTATGCTACAATAAGGCAAAGTTTATCGGCCGGTCAAGAGCGCGTTCGGCACACACGTTGGCCGTCGCGCCGGACAGACCGGCTGTTTGAATGGGAAGAGAAAGGGGCTGCGGCCATGCCTGTGTACGAATACCGTTGCGGAAAATGCGAGAAATCGTTCGAAGCCACCCAGTCCCTCCATGCGCGGGCGGAAGATACCGAATGTCCGTTCTGCCATGCCCAAGAAGCCACGCGGCTGCTCTCCGCCTTTGCCTCGACGATCAAAGGAGACCATAAACCGGGCTTTGCCGAACTCAAAGCCAAGTCCATGATCAACGAACGCATGGATAAGTTCGCCAAACTCCCTCCGCTCAACGCCAAACGCAACGTGCCCCAGCCCAACACCTCCTCCGACTCAAACCCCATCACTGGCGCTGGCCCAGACGCTGGAATGTAACCGATGCGCCCAGACTCGCTGTCCCCGCTTTTCTGGAACCCGCTCAGAAGAAAGGATGTGGCATGATCGCCAGACTGCTGCTCGCATGTGGAATCGTCCTCATGGGCGTGGTGGCCGCCCCCCCGTCGCCACAGGCGGAGGTGTCAGGCAGTCTCGTCATCGCCGGAAACGGCCCGGAGCTCACGACCCTGGAAGCCCTGGCGCACGCCTTTGAAAAAGCCAATCCCCGCGCCTATATCGATCTGCTGTGGGAGGATCATTCCAAACCGCTCGATCTTGTCAAATCCGGCCAAGCCCAAATCGCTATCACTGGCGCGGAAGATCCCGCCTTGACCGCCACCCAGATCGGCTGGGACGGCATCGGCATCCTGGTACACTTGTCCAACTTCACGAAAGAACTGACCAAACAGCAGGTGGCGGACATTTTCTCGGGCACCGTCAAAGAATGGTCGGATCTCGGCGGCCCGGACACCAAAATCCTCCTCATCACTCGCCCTCGCAACCAAAACATCCGAGAGGCGTTTGAAGCGCAGCTCGGCATCGCCGGAAAAATTCCCGACTCCGCCAAACTCATTGGCGGGGACGAAAAGGTCGTCAAAACCGTGGTGGGCACATTGCCGCCCCTCTCCGCCGTCGCCTATATTTCCATGAGCACCGGCTTGTCCGTCGTGTCCACCGGCGTCGCTGTCCGCCTGCTGCCGGTGGATAAAGTCGAGCCCCAGGCGCCGACCGTCAGAGACGGGCGGTATCCGCTCCGCCGGCCCATTCTGATGCTCTCGAAAAAAGAACCAAATCCGCTGATCGACGCCTTTGCCCAGTTCGCCCTGTCGCCCCCCGGACAAGCCATCATCGCTGAAACCTATATTCCCATGCCCGGTCAGTAGCCCCTTATCGAAGGAGGTCATCATGCGTGCCGTTCGGTCATTCGCTCTTCTCGCTTCACTCCTCGCGTTCCCTCTCATGGCCATCACCGTACAGGCCGAAGAGTCTGTCGGCGCCATCGTGGAAGGGGCCGGCTTCACCCTCTATGACATGGAGTCGATCAAAGGATCGGGCTCCGCCAAAGTTGAGCAAGATCCCGTCTGTGACCGGAGCAAACGGCCCAAGATCTTCAAGGTCGAACCGGATGAAGCCAAGCCCGGCCAAAAAGTTACGATCAAAGGCGAGAATTTCGGAGCCAAAGAATGCTTCCACGGGGT is a window of Nitrospira sp. DNA encoding:
- a CDS encoding IPT/TIG domain-containing protein, encoding MRAVRSFALLASLLAFPLMAITVQAEESVGAIVEGAGFTLYDMESIKGSGSAKVEQDPVCDRSKRPKIFKVEPDEAKPGQKVTIKGENFGAKECFHGVAFSAAGPAKIEYTFVNDTTIEATVPDVKAGMSFIDVVAGGGNARSKGFLVQAK
- a CDS encoding DMT family transporter: MPRLALLLTTLIWGATFPATKAVLEQIPPLSFLFLRFLLGAALVGICVLLMARRLSCDRAVLRASAIATGWLFLGYVLQTVGLRYTSASNSAFITTLYVVFVPLILRRFGMRSWLATAIATAGLWCLVRPTAVLNLGDMLTLGCALAFAAHIACLERFTREVDATSLFVWQLVAMSGLMLLATVWEQPPVSAFAPTMVLFIGLAVTGGLATLAFAIQMWAQQLIPAQQVALLFALEPAYAAWLSWYFLGESLDWQGWVGSGLILTGVIVGSLESSRNEPERAVQVSAASS
- a CDS encoding zinc ribbon domain-containing protein, which codes for MPVYEYRCGKCEKSFEATQSLHARAEDTECPFCHAQEATRLLSAFASTIKGDHKPGFAELKAKSMINERMDKFAKLPPLNAKRNVPQPNTSSDSNPITGAGPDAGM
- a CDS encoding acyl-CoA desaturase, which encodes MSDVRPLPLTRMQEVRITILRWFDSWAGLDQMKVEGPPKMDWIRAIPLIAVHLMCLGAIWVGWSWTAVGVAIAFYYARMFAITGWYHRYFSHRTFKTSRAVQFAFAVLGSSCAQRGPIWWAGHHRHHHIASDTPDDVHSPRQGGFLWSHIGWFTSQTHFAPRLKSIQDFAKYPELCFLDRFDTLVPTIAGFGMFGLGKLLEAYAPELGTNGPQMLIWGFFISTVALLHGTCTINSLSHVYGSQRYVTGDDSRNNFILALITMGEGWHNNHHYYPASTRQGFYWWEVDMSYYCLKLMEKVGLVWDIRDVPDYVRDGKTKAEAIAV
- the hemE gene encoding uroporphyrinogen decarboxylase codes for the protein MNDRFLKACRREPVDCTPVWFMRQAGRYMSEYRALRAKHSILELCKTPELAAQVTMQPIDRFPLDAAIIFADILLPLEPMGLSLEFAEGEGPVIHNPVRDRAAVDRLKVVEGDELDYVCEAIRQTRRMLNGRVPLIGFAGAPFTLASYAIEGGSSRNYQHAKQMMYGDPAAWHKLMDKFARVITGYLRRQIKAGAQAVQLFDSWVGCLSAGDYAEYVKPHVQLIFDGLKHEGVPLIHFGTGTTAILRQMREAGGDVIGLDWRVHLDEGWAMVGHDRAVQGNLDPLVLFAPLSEIERRVEDILRRAGNRPGHIFNLGHGILPGTPLDHVAATIDMVHKLSQR
- a CDS encoding substrate-binding domain-containing protein; translated protein: MIARLLLACGIVLMGVVAAPPSPQAEVSGSLVIAGNGPELTTLEALAHAFEKANPRAYIDLLWEDHSKPLDLVKSGQAQIAITGAEDPALTATQIGWDGIGILVHLSNFTKELTKQQVADIFSGTVKEWSDLGGPDTKILLITRPRNQNIREAFEAQLGIAGKIPDSAKLIGGDEKVVKTVVGTLPPLSAVAYISMSTGLSVVSTGVAVRLLPVDKVEPQAPTVRDGRYPLRRPILMLSKKEPNPLIDAFAQFALSPPGQAIIAETYIPMPGQ